ctttcttttgggattttggtgATTCCATTAGTTGCTGTTTTCATAGGTATGGTTGGGCCATCTAGAATTACTCCCCATAGATCAAGGTTTTCGCCAATGAGATGGTCCATCATACGATTTTTCCACCATCCATAATATTTGCCATTGAACAGTGGTGGTCGTGTTTGTGATGCTCCCTCTTGTAGGGTAGGTGGTGCTGCCATTGAGTCTTTTCAAGGTGTGAATCTTTTAACGAAAAGACCTGCTCTGATACTAATTGAAAAAATCTTACCCCAGAACACAAACCAGGTTcgtgtaagttgcttttaagtaaagacagagtaaagacacaaacacttattgaattaaaaccttcctcactcaaggaaggaaaaacctcgttttattaattcaactataagattttgtgattacaactcaataatcaaaagtcttatctctactactccctcgattaactccaatcgatctctccaaaaggccaaacccaccttttgttacaactcttGCTAACAACcaaccctacaaagagccaaacccaccctttgtacaataaactgtaaactataattaagaacaaaaacaagacaaatagttctACACGATAAAAACTTTCTCACTCAAGAATGTTTTGACCGTGACAATCCTATCAATCTTGAAGAcctcaatttgatgaataattctctCTTGTTCTCTGCGTGAAGTCGTTGTGTTTTCCTCTGCCTCGTATGCTTCTTATAGAGTTTTTGCCTTGTACAATCCTTACTAATAAGGTAAGAAAGTTAtatttaaacaaggattcttttttaatttagaatccttattatacacaacttccttccttaataatatatttaaggttttccttatttgtattaacttgtacctttaatatactattttggctttgacaaataactctattgTACTTGATCTTGGACTCTAGCTTGACTTCTTTGCTGTGTGCATTTGCTACTGTTCTTTGCGCTTTTTGTCTACATCAAAGCGAATTAACAATTCTATCACATTCTATCATAATGCATAAATTGTACTTTTGTTTGCATAAAGcgaagaaaaattatatatacacatgcaaatacatagatatattttcgtcctatacacttattaTTATAGAATATTATTATAGAATACAAATATTCTCCTgtctaattttcttttgtctttctctctttctcgttttatacatacacaaattatagaattgatcttttgtatacaaatgctttttttttgtatatatatagcgtattatacaatttatttctttatatatgtataacgaattatacaactattttttatatatgtatagcaaaatatatatatttatgtttgatatggaGCATAATTATGCAAAATATAACTATATACGATTTTTATACCAAATTAATCTTTAATCATGGCTATGTAATATGTGTTCTCACTTCAATTTTAATTGCTTaagtttattaatttgatttcatGTAAATAATAATGCAGACAaagattttcttatataaatagaaatttcataaatactGCACAGTTTAAATACCAAACATGAGAGTGATTGTGCCGCAACAATAAAAacttatttgaatttaatatttaaaattatacagtccaaataaaaagtattagaaaaaaaaggggaaaataacTCGATAAAAATAGTGGGAATTGTCGGAAAAGTGCAATTATTAATTGGTCCAAATTCATactatgtttttattttcttttaattatactTTCACATTATCTACGTGGATCTTCTTTAGCCACTAATcgtaacttttaattttttcacgtTTGGAAAGTTTTTCAAGAACTTTTTTTTGGGGTGCgcaatttaaggaaaaaataattaatcgaACATATTGTGTTTAAGTTATTACACTATTTTGTAATTGTCGTCATTTTCATATGAGTTGCTTTTTTAACAACCTTTTCCAACTCTCTCAACTACCTTTATTCAATGCTTGACAACTTTCTTCATGTGGCATATATACGTTTATTTTGAACACTCAGCTAAAAGATGTCAATTGCGAAACAAGGGGTGATGAGTGCTTGTCATGGGAAGAGAACTTCCACCTTGACGGAAAAGTTGTTGTTGTCCTTTTTCATGTCATATATCATTCGAGTCCTTTGAAAGTAGTCTCTGTATATCTACATACATGGAAATTAAGAATAAGGTGATTTCCATACACTCTATTTTTCGACTTTCGTGGACCTCACTACAAGATCTCACTAAATGCATTATAATattgaaaagttaaaaatatttttaaaaactgaCAAACTTCAAACTCTAGATCCGCTTCGAAATAAAAACGTAAATGTGgaactatttttaaaagtcCTGCAAATTAGGACTAAAGAACATTCTACACCTATCGACCACAAAAAAGAAGTCAAAATCCAATTTGTTTAAGTAAGTCATTAGTTGTTTTACACCTCATCGATAACGTCACATATTTTTCACTCAAAATCCTATAAATATGGATCATAACATAAGCAACTTCTGTATCATCAATATTTTCTACATTCTTctctattataataatttatttactataCATAcactacaaaaatatttttattttcaaacgaAAAAAATGgcaaaatcatttgaaaatgaACATCCAATTAAGGCATTTGGATGGGCAACTAGAGACACTTCTGGAGTTCTTTCTCCTTTCAATTTTTCAAGAaggtataaattattatttttttaattaattttgacgATGTGTTTTTCATTTCTATCGAAGATAAATTCTCTATAAGCTAAGCTAGGGTAACATCTGCATACATAtgttataataaaaatagtttttagcGATAATAAATATGtctattaataaagagtgttgaattttttattagtattgGTTATTTGTTATTGAATCCAATGTCGTTATAGGCTCCGACGACATTTAAAAAAAGTGCCAAAATGTAATTGTCACTAGCTCttaggatcgaatccacacaCACGTACTTGATGAATAAAGAATACAAGAACTTTAGAGATAAAGAgatgagagagaaagagagaaaccaatatttcgtggtaacacccgtgagtaaactttcacggtggtggggtatatatatattaatttttcagAGTGTTTAATATATGACAGTACAacaaatattaatcaggctccacaacctaacactAACAACCGCCTCTCATGTGCTAGTGACACTACGTTTCTCGAATCCTACCTATATGATTATACTGAATTTATTATTGTAGTTTTATTGTAAATTTGATGATGATCATTTTGTGTTAAATGGGTGCAGAGTGACAGGTGAAAAAGATGTGCAATTTAAAGTTATGTATTGTGGAATTTGTCATTCTGATCTTCATCAACTCAAGAATGAATGGGGAAATAGCAAGTACCCCATGGTGCCTGGGTAAattagttcttttatttttggtttaaaaaaattcatattattttttgattgttAGAATCCAAAAATATTAACTAGAATTTTCACTAACGAGATTCAGAAATATTAAGGCACGAAGAAGCTAATTCAACATCCGCTATATACACACATAAGTTATTTTTCGGCGAAGAACATAATTTACTAGCTAGTTTACcttttctctatattttttcaatCTTCACATTATATTTGATAGCAATCCTGATTTGGTTCTTAGTCTATATATTTGGCCATATTGAGCTCTTGATACCTCAGTAAATCCTGAGTTGTTGGGACATgttactccctctgtcccatTTTATAAGAGTTAGTTTTACTCCgtacggagtttaagaaagaacaaagactATGAATGATAGAAGTTATTGTGACTATAATTCATTTCAGTAAGGTTACAATGGTTATTTTAAAGTTACCTGTGTCACTTTATTTGAAAacggactaaaaaggaaagtaagtcACATCGAAGTGTGACtaattgtaaatataattgcagGCATGAGGTTGTTGGTGTTGTCACTGAGGTTGGAAGCAAGGTGGAGAAGTTTAAGGTTGGAGACAAAGTAGGTGTTGGATGTATGGTAGGATCATGTCGAAAATGTGAGAATTGTAGCGTTGATCTCGAGAATTACTGTCCTCGTCAGATTCCTACTTACAACGGCTATAGCTTAGACGGAACCCTCACGTTTGGAGGTTACTCCGATGTGATGGTATCCGATGAGCATTTTGTAGTACGTTGGCCTGAAAACTTGTCGATGGACGCTGCTCCCCTGTTATGTGCTGGAATTACGACTTATAGTCCTTTGAAATATTTTGGACTCGATAAGCCTGGAATGCACATTGGTGTTGTTGGTCTTGGAGGGCTTGGACATATGGCTGTTAAGTTTGCTAAGGCATTCGGAACCAAAGTGACTGTCATCAGTACATCTGctaataagaagaaagaagcaATTGAGCGTTTGGGTGCAGACTCTTTCTTGATCAGTCGCGATCCTGAGCAGATGAAGGTGAATATGACTACTCGTTATCATTGGTGATCATCTTATCCGAATGTTTAATCTAGCAGTTTTATTTAGTTCGCCTGATTCTTGGTATTGAGATTTTTGAACTCACTCACAATCTCCCCCTTGTCTGGTTCTGTGTTCAAGTGTGTGATAGTTTTATCTGAAAGCTTAAGTTGTTATGACAATTTAAACACGAGAATGGGGGCTAACCTAACCTTTTGTTTGTTCGTCTAACAGGCTGCAATGAACACATTGGATGGGATTATCGACACTGTATCTGTCGTGCACCCTATTCTTCCATTACTTATGTTGATGAAATCTCATGGTAAGCTTGTTATGGTTGGTGCACCAGAAAAACCGGTGGAGTTGCCCGTGTTTCCTCTACTTATGGGTAAGCAAATTCAAGATTTCGAATAATAATGTAATgtggtctttttttttttggactaAAGTTTGTATGTGGAAAACAGGAAGGAAGCTAGTGGCTGGAAGTTGCATAGGAGGGATGAAAGAGACTCAAGAAATGTTGGACTTTGCGGCAAAGCATAACATAACACCAGATATTGAAGTGGTGCCAATGGAGTACGTTAACACCGCGTTGGAACGTCTTTTGAAATCGGACGTGAAATATCGTTTTGTGCTAGACATTGGTAATACATTGAACAAGAAATGAGAATAGGGAGGGGATCAATTATGTAGCTAGCAGTGTTTCCTCCATCATCTATTTATACTGCAGTAACTGAGATTTAGTGAATACCTTACAGAATAACAACCCTTTGCCTTTACTCTATTAACTAAGTGAAATCCGTATATCTCTGATACATCTTTTCACATGAAAATCATACAACAAAGTCAAATTCTGAACTTAGTACTCAAGAAGACAGCTTGCACTAATGAATTATGACGGAACACCAAGATATGATGCAAGTTGCAAGATGACACTGTACTTTTTCCTCAAAAAAATGACACAGAGTACTCCACAAGCTGTcactttgattttaaaaaatacatctatttcttttctttccaacTTGTTTATCTCATAAAATGTTGTTTTGCAAGTAAAATGATGAACATCAGTTTCTGATGGATAGCATAAGAGAGTAAGTTCTTTTGGATGAGATGGCTATTCAagtttagttttataaattaaatctgGAGTACTCACTTTGTCAACATCTTCAGTCTCTTGCTCCTGCTTGGTTAACTATGGCAACTGCCGCATTAACTCCTCAGCAGCTACACAAGCCTGAAAAACCCATCAAAAGTAACAAATGCAGCACATAAGCAAACACAAAGAACTCAGAGAATGTTTCCCATGCTCGAGGAGTTAATATTGATATAGAAGCATCTACAAATTTAGTTGACAACTATGCCAttttttgccgactataggggAGTCATGATCAAATATTACACAGCAAAGACAAAGAATTTTAGAAATACGTCCTAATAAAAGACTCCAGTTTAACCAATTTGAACAAAGGGAATAGCAATTGAAGTATTCGTCTGCTCAAAGACCATgataatt
The DNA window shown above is from Solanum lycopersicum chromosome 11, SLM_r2.1 and carries:
- the LOC543602 gene encoding 8-hydroxygeraniol dehydrogenase — translated: MAKSFENEHPIKAFGWATRDTSGVLSPFNFSRRVTGEKDVQFKVMYCGICHSDLHQLKNEWGNSKYPMVPGHEVVGVVTEVGSKVEKFKVGDKVGVGCMVGSCRKCENCSVDLENYCPRQIPTYNGYSLDGTLTFGGYSDVMVSDEHFVVRWPENLSMDAAPLLCAGITTYSPLKYFGLDKPGMHIGVVGLGGLGHMAVKFAKAFGTKVTVISTSANKKKEAIERLGADSFLISRDPEQMKAAMNTLDGIIDTVSVVHPILPLLMLMKSHGKLVMVGAPEKPVELPVFPLLMGRKLVAGSCIGGMKETQEMLDFAAKHNITPDIEVVPMEYVNTALERLLKSDVKYRFVLDIGNTLNKK